In Puniceicoccus vermicola, the following are encoded in one genomic region:
- a CDS encoding HepT-like ribonuclease domain-containing protein, with protein MREKLLEDIRRACEELALFLEEKVPSDLEQDRGLQLIVEREFEIIGEAMNRLQRADEAAFAKITHGHRIIGTRNILAHGYDIIDHRILWDAFHQDLPKLLEDLKSL; from the coding sequence ATGAGGGAGAAGCTCCTCGAAGACATCCGGCGGGCCTGTGAAGAGCTTGCACTCTTTTTGGAGGAGAAAGTTCCCAGTGATTTGGAGCAGGACCGGGGGCTTCAGCTGATCGTAGAACGTGAATTTGAAATTATTGGGGAAGCGATGAACCGCCTGCAGCGTGCCGATGAAGCGGCGTTCGCTAAGATCACCCATGGCCACCGAATTATCGGGACGCGCAATATTCTCGCACATGGCTACGATATCATCGACCACCGAATTCTTTGGGATGCCTTTCATCAAGACCTTCCAAAACTTCTCGAAGATCTAAAAAGTCTCTAG
- a CDS encoding nucleotidyltransferase family protein, translated as MHPILTENIETIHSLCREYQVTQLDAFGSVLSDEFTQESDVDFVVYFHRDTETNAFRQYFEFKEALEGILDRPVDLVCGNSMRNAVFRKTVQASSVPLFAA; from the coding sequence ATGCATCCAATCCTTACAGAGAACATCGAAACGATTCACTCGCTTTGCCGTGAGTATCAGGTGACTCAGCTCGATGCTTTCGGATCAGTGCTTTCCGACGAATTTACTCAGGAGAGTGACGTCGATTTCGTGGTGTATTTTCATCGCGACACGGAGACGAATGCGTTTCGCCAGTATTTTGAGTTCAAGGAAGCGTTGGAAGGGATTCTGGACCGTCCGGTTGATCTGGTTTGCGGCAATTCTATGCGAAACGCGGTGTTTCGGAAAACTGTCCAAGCCTCGAGCGTTCCTTTGTTTGCGGCATGA